GCTTTGGAGGTGAGGTAGAGGTGTGACCTGGGCAGCAGGCgttgcaggagggaagggggaactgagggacaggcaggggccCCTGTCTGGGTTGTTGGCGGTGGGGACGGGAGTGACAGGCAGGGGCCCCTGCCTGGGTTGTTGGCGGTGGGGACGGGAGTGACAGGCAGGGACCCTTATCTGGGTTGTTGGCGGTGGGGACGGGAGTGACAGGCAGGGACCCTTGTCTGGGTTGTTGGCGGCGGGGAcgggagggacaggcagggaccctTGTCTGGGTTGTTGGTGGCGGGGAcgggagggacaggcagggaccctTGTCTGGGTGGTTGGCGGCGGGGACGGGAGTGACAGGCAGGGACCCTTGTCTGGGTGGTTGGCGGTGGGGACGGGAGTGACAGGCAGGGACCCTTGTCTGGGTTGTTGGCGGTGGGGACGGGAGTGACAGGCAGGGGCCCTTGTCTGGGTTGTTGGAGGTGGGGACGAGAGTGACAGGCAGGGGCCCTTGTCTGGGTTGTTAGAGGTGGGGACGGGAGTGACAGGCAGGGGCCCTTGTCTGGGTTGTTGGAGGTGGGGACGAGAGTGACAGGCAGGGGCCCTTGTCTGGGTTGTTGGAGGTGGGGACGAGAGTGACAGGCAGGGACCCTTGTCTGGGTTGTTGGCGGTGGGGACGGGAGTGACAGGCAGGGACCCTTGTCTGGGTTGTTGGCGGTGGGGACGGGAGTGACAGGCAGGGACCCTTGTCTGGGTTGTTGGCGGTGGGGACGAGAGTGACAGGCAGGGGCCCTTGTCTGGGTTGTTGGTGGTGGGGACGGGAGCATCTGGAACAGTGGCGAGCACGTGGTGCATGCTCAGCAGATAGGTGTCGATCTGTGATGGGGGCACGGGTGTGTGCATGTAGCCTGTGGTGTTTGAGTAACCCGGTATGGCCTTAGTGCTTCATGTCTGTGTGCTGTGAAGACGGATGCCAGCTGGGCATCATGGTTTACTGGGGGGCATGAGGTCTCCCCAGATTCCTGGAGGACTGGTGGAGTGGCTTTGTCCTccagacaccactcacttcaggtcATGGCTCCAGGATCCTAGAAGCTCACTGGACCTCCTGTGGGCTTCTGGAGAGAAGGGGGCTGGGAGCCCGTGAGCGTCTCCAGTCTGACCACAGGAGTGTTGTTagcattcttttatttcattcttgacTCTTAACTGGTCAGGTAGGGTTGGGAGAGAAAAGGTTCGCGGACCCACTGGTTCAGAGGATCTTGATAGGCCTCCTCCTCCGAAGCTGAGCGAGACAGCCGTGTGTTTCTCCTAGAACAGGCGGCTGCTGCGGCGCCCTCCGGGTGACAGGGACTGCTGCGGAGCCCTCCGGGTGACAGGGACTGCTGCGGAGCCCTCCGGGTGACAGGGACTGCTGCGGAGCCCTCCGGGTGACAGGCGACTGCTGCAGCGCCCTCCGGGTGACAGGGGACCGCTGCAGCACCCTCCGGGTGACAGGCTCAACTCGGTGCCTTACGCACTGTGATTATAAACTGGCAAGCTCAGTACAGTCTTACGCTTCAAAGAGAAAGTTTAAGCTTCTGAAATTCACTCCTGAAACATTTCAGCAAGACAGTGACTAACTCAACTGTTAGGAAGATTTTAactaacagttttgtttttttttttttttttttacagaggcagagatagacagggacagacagacaggaacagagagagatgagaagcatcaatcatcagtttctcgttgtgcgttgcgacttcttagttgttcattgattgctttctcatatgtgccttgaccgtggaccttcagcagaccgagtaaccccttgctggagccagcgaccttgggtccaagctggcgagctctttgctcaagccagatgagcccgtgcgggACCTCGGTGTCTcgcgaacctgggtacttccgcatcccagtccgacgctctatccactgcgccaccgcctggtcaggcaaacagtttaaataaataagtgatttCAAATTTCAAGACAGTAACTCTTCCCCAGCTGTCCATAGGAGACCATGGGCTCCAGGTTCCCCAGGGTAGTCTTGGCTTATACAGTTATCCTAACAGTTCATAGAGCCTCTTTCACTCAAAGTGCCCCAGTTTGGACAAATTGTTAGGCCTCCCCACTAGCTTAGAACATCCGTATTTGTTGACTGTAGttatggaattctttttttttttttttttttttttcttttcatttttctgaagctggaaacagggagagacagtcagacagactcccgcatgcgcccgaccgggatccacccggcacgcccaccatggggcgacgctctgcccaccagggggcgatgctctgcccctctggggcgtcgccatgttggcgaccagagccactctagcgcctgaggcagaggccacagagccatccccagcgcccgggccatctttgctccaatggagccttggctgcgggaggggaagagagagacagagaggaaagcgcggcggaggggtggagaagcaaatgggcgcttctcctgtgtgccctggccgggaatcgaacccgggtcctccgcacgctaggccgacgctctaccgctgagccaaccggccagggcagttatgGAATTCTTTTCGTGAGTTCAGGCTCCATGACCGTTTTATTGTGGAAGGAAACCTCGGCCCAGAGCCCCATCCTGGGGGACGCGACTCTCCCATCGTACTGTGACTTTTCCAGTAAATCCCTGGGAGACTCCTCTAGGTGAGAAGGGCCGGACGAGGGGACCTAGACTATGAAGTAGGCGCATTTCCGCTGGGAGGCCAGAGGAGGCAGGACTACTGGAGAGGGCGGGTGGTGGTGAGTCTGAGGAGTGAGGGAGTCGGGGTGGCCATGGGCCGTCCGGTCCCCCACGTCCACGGCGTTGCTGGGAAGCAGTCAGGGACTGGCCACTATGGATGGGGGTGGGGCCCGTACTCATTACAGGGTGCAGACTTGATTGGTTGGGTGCGGCTAGCCCCTTGGGCTTCTGGAATGTCTTGCAATTATGTACTTGCTCTTTTTTATATCCTACAGGGAAACTGAAGAGGGTGCTTCTCCGGTGTCCCGAAATTGTCACCATGCATCAGCGGGACGTGGATGGCATCGTCAGGGTGCTCAGGGAGAGGTGCCTCTTCACGGCCCAGCAGGTGACTGAGATTCTGCACAGGTGCCCCCATGTCCTTCGGGAGGACCCCGGTGAGCTGGAGTACAAGTTCCAGGTGAGGATGGCGGGAGCGTCCGGGGCAGGACTGCAGCTCGGGAACATGGCAGGGTCAGCTCCGAGGGAGGGGAGCCTGGGACACCCCAGCCAGAGAACCCGGTTTGGTTCCGGCTTGTCACGTCAGCACAGGGGGGACTGGGGCCACTGATGGTGGACAGCCCTGCTGGTTCTCGGAGTCCAGGCAGGGCCTCTGTTCGAAACAGCCAATTTAAAAATAGCTGTGTTTTAGAGCCTAATTTGCATGTTGATTTCAAAAGTGTGATTGTGACAGTGGTCCTAGTTTTTTGGTAATGATTATGATGACTTAGGTCAGACCCCTagctattttctgaagttttagcCTATGCTTTCCATACTCACTGTTTTCTTTCTCCGTCTGAAGAAAAAGAGACTTaatctctccctcctgccctttaTTTCCTGCTGCATTGTTCTCAGTGTGAATGTGAGCACGCTTTGTAAGCCGCCAGCCGTCACGCAGGCGTGGGGCCCGAGCGCCTGCGCTGGGGTCAGGTCTCCTCCCAGGGCTTCTGCACAGCTGGCGCTGTGGCGGCGGGCGGGGGGCCTGCCCTGAgctgcctgtgtctgtgtctccagtACGCCTACTTCAGGATGGGGGTGAAGCACGCGGATGTGGTGCGGACGGACTTCCTGCAGTACCCCATCACCAAGACCCGGCAGAGGCACACGTTCCTGGAGCGCCTGGGCCGGTACCAGACCCCGGACAAGAAGGGGCAGACGCAGGTCCTCAACCCTCTTCTCAAGGACATTCTCAGGGTGTCAGAGGCCGAGTTTCTGGCCAGGACGGCCCGTTCTTCTGCTGAGGAGTTTGACGTTTTTAAGAAGCTTCTGGCtcgggaggtggaggaggagtcCAGGAGCCACATGGCTGGTGGCAACAGCACCAGCGAGGACGAGGGCGAGGACGAGGGCGAGGACCAGGAGGAAGGGGAGCTGTGACGGAAGCCCAGCGACAGTAAAGGACATTTCAGTTCTCTCGGCTCTGGGAGCTTTGCTTGGATCCTCTCAGGCTGTTTCATTCAGAAACTGATCTTCTGACGAGAGCCGACTGCGACCCTCACCTGGGCGGGGTCAGACTGAGGGTGCGGTAGGAGCTGTGGTCGGGCTCTGGGCAGAGCCGCGCTCCTGGTGAATAAAGACTGCCCCTGGCTGTTCGAGGCGGCCCTCAGCGCGTCAGATGTGGTTTTCTCTGTCGCAGCTGTGGCtggtctggccctggccctggctccagTCACCTCACATTCCCTTCTAGTGGTAAAGGCACAATGATGAGAAGGCAGTGAGGGTTTAGTACATCACAGCACTTTATTTTATGAAACCAAAGAGGTTTTCCACAAAAGCTTGTGTTTTTTATCCAAAAATGTCACTGTCACTTCATAATTGCATTCAGTGTATAGCAGAGCAGAGGGAAGCAGGCCAGTGCTGGCTGGCTTTGTCCAGCCCCCTGCCCGCACAGCGGGCACTTCTCTGTGGGGCAGGCCCTGGCTCTGACCTCGGGAGCTTGGCTTTCGTGCCACTCACGGCTGGCGGGTCACGTTGGGGTCTGACGTCTGTGGCAGCCAGGGGTGCTGACCGGTGGTGTCCCAGGACAGAAGGGGCTGTGGAGGGGACCCGCCGGGCTCCCCTGTCCTGCAGTGGGGCTCCCGAGGCCAGAGGAGAAGAGCACTTGAACATGGGCTGGTGGGGCTGGGCTATGGGTCTGGTCACGACGGCCAGCGAGCTCCCTGTGACACAAGAGGGATGTGCCCGCAGGAACCCAGCGGGTCTGAGCAGTGATGGACACATCAGGGTCAGAGGCGCAGCCCTGACAGCATGAGCCTGtgccggtggggggggggggtcggtgTGTCCTGGGGCGGTCTGGGCACCCCTCCCTCAGGGGGCGCTGCAGGAAGCCGCTGTGCGGATGGGCAAGTTCAGGGGCCAGCGGGGTAGCAGCTGTGTGTGGTAGGGCCTCCAACTCGCAGGCCCCCTTCTCTCCCGGGGGCCGTCTTGATCCAGGGGACACCttgggacattttggttgttagGACCAGGAGAGGGTACACGTGGGGTCCAGTGGGTCGAGGCCAGGGCTTCTGTCAGCGTcctgcagtgcacaggacagtccACACAGAATAACCAGCCCAGACATCGCAGGGCCGAGGTGGAAAGCCTGAGGTCCCGCAAAATGTGACTGTCGGCTCAGAGAACCTCAGGCTTTCAACGGCTTAGGtttgttgtatttcttttgtttaaaattgGGTTGTAAAGAGCCGGTTTGAAAGAGTGTTCCTGTCCCCTGACCGGAACACACTGGCAGGGCAGCTGTTTCCCGGGGGACTCTGCACTGGGTCGGGTTGTGCCTGTGTCTCTCGGCTCCTGCCGGATTGCAGAGAGAAAGGCGTAGATGGCAAAACAGGTAGCTCAGGGAGCCTCTGCACAGGCGAGACGGACGTCCGTGGCCCTGGTGGGCTGGTGGGAGGTGGTCCAGCTGAGGGAAGGTGCTGGAGGTCAGTGAGACGGGGCGGCCCTTGCCCGCTGGGCCCCTGGTTGCAGTGGCCCCATTTCCTCTGTGGCAGCCACGTGCGGTGGGTTAAAGGAACATTTGTCTTCACTGTTGGCCACAGGCAGAATCATTGGAAAGGAGGACATCCTACTGTGTGCCAGTGTTCTTTCTGTTTCGTGGCGTCCACATGACGGGCACGTTCCTGGGTCCTGCACCGGGGTTCGGTGTCCAGTCGGGATGAGGTGGAACCCTGAATCTATGCCCGATCAGGTAGTTAGCAGGTAGCTGACGCTGCCACTCACGGTTGCTGCTGTCATTTTGACACAAATGTTTACGCCTTGGATAATTTTCTGATCCATTATTACATATAATTTCCTCGGGTGGACGTTGAGTTTTTTCAAGGAAGAAGGTTTTAGGAAAGAGCTGTGTGACAGCTCGTGTGAAGTGTCTCAAGGATGATTTATATGTAATTCAGCATCAAGCCTTTTTACTAGACAATTTGTACAGCGTCAAAGTGGGCTCATCGGCAGACCACGCCGCACCAAGCTCAGGATTCGGTAGACTGGTTCTCGCAGAAACAAATGCGTCTGAGCTCAAGTAGGGAGCCCGTTCCATTGGCCTCGTGGCTGAGGGGCTGGAGGCTGTTCACGTGCTTGTTGAAAATTTCATCTGCTTTCCCGGTGCTGCCCCTTGGTGTGGCCCCAGGGCCGCAGCAGGGTCAGCAGCACCTGGTCGTGGTCCTGTTCACCCAGGGCCAGAGTCCCCGGCCGAGGTCGGCCGTCCCGCCAGGTGGCCCAGAGACGGGATGTTCTGGAGCACAGTAGAGACATCTTGAAGCGACTGATCCTTTCTGAAAATGACAAACTAATACACAGACATATGCACacatgattttaataaaaataaagtctaaaatatactctaactctttaaaaatgtttttataaaggtGAGAGGAAGGAGCCCTTTCAGTGGCTGCACCGCCGACTCGGGCCGCAGGCCGCGTCCGTGAGGACACACGGGGTTCTGGTCCCAGGAGGGTCCGCGGTTCAGGTGCCCAGGAAGTGGAGGTGGGGCAGGCTTCGGTCATGACCTCACGGGCAGGGAGGAGAGCTGTTCAGAAGGTGCTGGGACGTGGGTGTGGCGATGGCGCGTCCGTGGGGAGAGCTGTATGGGGTGAGGTGCTGGCCGCCCGAGTCGTGGGCGGAGGTCACCTGCCCCGGACGCTGTTGCGGACTCGCGAGGAGGGCCTGCTCTGCACACGCCTTCCCACACTGGTTGTGCAGCTCCCACGACACTGGCTGGGGTGTCGGTGCCCTGGTGTGACCTGTTGTTCGGCATGGCTTTCTCTGCTGAGGCCAAGGCCGTGGGCGGCCTGGGGCCGTGTCCCCGTGCTCCTAAGTCGGGCTTCCCCGGTTCGCACATGTGCCTGTGGCTGAGCTTGTGCTGAACTGGCCGATCTGTTACCACGGAGACCATCCGGTCCACAGAGCCAAACATAATTTACTGCCGGACCGTCTACAGAAAAAGTGGTCGACTGGAAGTGTCTCTACTCCATCTCAGTGTTAACATTTTCTCTCAAAACCTGCCGGTCGGTTGCTGATGCGCTGCCGTCCCGCCCTAGTCGGGGAGCTGCTGGAGGAGAGAGCCCGCTCCCCTGGGCCTCCGGCCCCGCTCCCCAgggcccccggccccgcccccccgcccccctgggccccggccccgccccacccccgccctcgGTCCCGCCCCCcggccccctgccccgccccgccccgccctccgcTCTGCGGTTGTGGTGGGGCTCTTCGCTGTCAGGggagttctttttctggtttggAATCTGGAACTAGTTTCTGGGTGCTGTCGAGGCTCTGGGCGACCCGCCCGCGGCACGGGCTGCCCTGGAGAGACTGTGGCCTGCTGCGGGCAGCGCAGAATGTGGAGGTGTCCGTGCCAGAGGACCTCCACGGTCAGGCCGGCCTGGGCACCTGTTCTAGAGGCTGGAGGAGGGAAgccacagagggacagactccacCCTGTTGCTCAGGGTGTCCTTGTCAGTCCAGTTTCAGAGCCCGTCTTCCTGGGCTTGAGGAACGCGAGGTTGACGGAGCACAGCAAGCACGCCCGGAATCCtctgaagaaagaataaaacgaGCATGAGGGGAGCGgagccccttcctctctgaagTGGTGGCTTCTCGCTCTCCGTGTGTGGGGTTGCTGCTCCAGCCCCTGCCCCGTCAGAACTGTGAGGTCTGCTCCCCGATGTGGCTGTACATGGGGTGAGGGCAGGTCTGTCGAGGACTGACCACGTCCCCGGTGGGAGGGACCTTTGGGCAGCATCGCAGGCTGCTCCCCCACTCGGTGACCCCCTTGAGCTCTCCCCTGCG
The sequence above is drawn from the Saccopteryx bilineata isolate mSacBil1 chromosome 5, mSacBil1_pri_phased_curated, whole genome shotgun sequence genome and encodes:
- the MTERF4 gene encoding transcription termination factor 4, mitochondrial — encoded protein: MAALGRQVLDWHRLLPLTWGRIAGWTPRLEQKRGPASLLHRRTTASTAAGGLEGSPRGGLTKHVQEPERRMSLTWSQKAPVDGGSLEREEVISSLLDMGFSEVHAHELLSSQPGTHPRQLLEIVSELILLGVNPEPVYTALKKSPHILKLPVTHMKKRSSCLRKLGLAEGKLKRVLLRCPEIVTMHQRDVDGIVRVLRERCLFTAQQVTEILHRCPHVLREDPGELEYKFQYAYFRMGVKHADVVRTDFLQYPITKTRQRHTFLERLGRYQTPDKKGQTQVLNPLLKDILRVSEAEFLARTARSSAEEFDVFKKLLAREVEEESRSHMAGGNSTSEDEGEDEGEDQEEGEL